In Argonema galeatum A003/A1, one DNA window encodes the following:
- a CDS encoding type II toxin-antitoxin system VapC family toxin produces the protein MSNQVYSIDQYIFGNADAVLFDANVWLYIYGPHGDRYPQYRRAYTSAFRRIRSAKGRILLDVLVLSEFINAYSRFVYNNLPETTKQENFKAFRNSADFKPVAEQIAKYSRRILEKSERTESGFESADLIPIMTGYAAGQKDFNDQILAELCRTKGLKLVTHDADFQGEDLTIITDNPQLLR, from the coding sequence ATGAGTAACCAAGTCTACAGCATCGATCAATATATATTTGGCAATGCTGATGCTGTGTTGTTTGATGCAAATGTTTGGCTTTACATTTATGGGCCGCATGGCGATCGATATCCTCAATACCGAAGAGCATATACTTCGGCATTTAGGCGGATTCGCAGTGCGAAAGGTCGAATATTGCTCGACGTGCTTGTGCTTTCTGAATTTATTAATGCCTACTCTCGATTTGTTTACAACAATTTGCCCGAAACTACAAAACAAGAAAATTTTAAGGCTTTCAGGAATAGTGCTGACTTCAAACCTGTTGCCGAACAAATTGCCAAATACTCTCGGAGAATACTAGAGAAGTCTGAGCGAACTGAGAGCGGTTTTGAGTCAGCGGATTTGATCCCAATAATGACGGGTTATGCTGCTGGACAGAAGGATTTTAATGACCAGATATTAGCTGAATTGTGCCGGACAAAAGGGCTGAAGTTGGTGACGCACGATGCTGATTTTCAAGGTGAAGATTTGACGATTATTACGGATAATCCACAGTTACTTAGATGA